From a single Ciconia boyciana chromosome 6, ASM3463844v1, whole genome shotgun sequence genomic region:
- the LOC140653653 gene encoding olfactory receptor 5G9-like isoform X3, whose translation MLNIQKSRWREGFPPGRYLPVVEETSSKEFTQKACVQLMAESNCTRATEFSLTGFTEDPVTQVTLFLMFLLTYLVTILGNLGMIALIRASPQLHTPMYYFLGNLAFVDLFSSTVITPKMLADFISEKKGIPYAGCMAQVFIFDLFGMTECFLLAMMAYDRYVAICHPLVYPLVMSPKCCFQLVVGSYLVGLTNGMGQTIGMSNLSFCGSSVIDLFFCDISPLISLSTSDNTLSHILLRTSASLFGVSSSLVVLVSYVAIISAILSISSAEGKRKAFSTCASHLTTQ comes from the exons ATGCTGAACATCCAGAA GTCCCGCTGGAGAGAGGGTTTTCCACCTGGGAGATACCTGCCTGTTGTAGAAGAAACTTCCAGCAAGGAGTTCACACAGAAAGCATGCGTCCAACTAATGGCAGAAAGCAACTGCACCCGAGCGACTGAGTTCAGCTTAACGGGGTTCACAGAGGACCCAGTGACTCAGGTTACCCTCTTTCTGATGTTTCTGCTCACCTATCTTGTCACCATCCTGGGGAACCTTGGGATGATCGCGTTAATCAGGGCCAGCCCTCAgctccacacccccatgtatTATTTCTTGGGTAACCTGGCTTTTGTAGACCTCTTTTCTTCCACCGTCATCACCCCCAAGATGTTGGCTGACTTTATATCTGAGAAGAAGGGCATTCCTTATGCTGGGTGCATGGCTCAGGTGTTCATTTTTGATCTTTTTGGGATGACTGAATGCTTCCTGCTGGCTATGATGGCGTATGACCGTTATGTGGCCATTTGCCATCCCCTGGTGTATCCCCTTGTCATGTCCccaaaatgctgtttccagctggTGGTTGGGTCATACCTCGTGGGGTTGACAAATGGCATGGGACAGACTATCGGCATGTCCAATTTATCCTTCTGCGGCTCCAGCGTCATCGACCTGTTCTTCTGTGACATTTCCCCTCTGATATCACTCTCAACCTCCGACAACACCCTCAGCCACATTCTCCTAAGAACTTCAGCATCTTTATTCGGTGTGTCCAGCAGCCTGGTTGTCCTGGTCTCCTACGTGGCCATCATCTCTGCCATCCTGAGCATCAGTTCAGCCGAGGGCAAGCGCAAAGCCTTCTCCACCTGTGCCTCACACCTCACCACT CAGTAA
- the LOC140653653 gene encoding olfactory receptor 5G9-like isoform X1 — MLNIQKSRWREGFPPGRYLPVVEETSSKEFTQKACVQLMAESNCTRATEFSLTGFTEDPVTQVTLFLMFLLTYLVTILGNLGMIALIRASPQLHTPMYYFLGNLAFVDLFSSTVITPKMLADFISEKKGIPYAGCMAQVFIFDLFGMTECFLLAMMAYDRYVAICHPLVYPLVMSPKCCFQLVVGSYLVGLTNGMGQTIGMSNLSFCGSSVIDLFFCDISPLISLSTSDNTLSHILLRTSASLFGVSSSLVVLVSYVAIISAILSISSAEGKRKAFSTCASHLTTVSIFYGTSFFMYLKPSSDSSREGDKWAAVLYTVVTPMLNPLIYSLRNKEVKEALRRLTKIKLSSTL, encoded by the exons ATGCTGAACATCCAGAA GTCCCGCTGGAGAGAGGGTTTTCCACCTGGGAGATACCTGCCTGTTGTAGAAGAAACTTCCAGCAAGGAGTTCACACAGAAAGCATGCGTCCAACTAATGGCAGAAAGCAACTGCACCCGAGCGACTGAGTTCAGCTTAACGGGGTTCACAGAGGACCCAGTGACTCAGGTTACCCTCTTTCTGATGTTTCTGCTCACCTATCTTGTCACCATCCTGGGGAACCTTGGGATGATCGCGTTAATCAGGGCCAGCCCTCAgctccacacccccatgtatTATTTCTTGGGTAACCTGGCTTTTGTAGACCTCTTTTCTTCCACCGTCATCACCCCCAAGATGTTGGCTGACTTTATATCTGAGAAGAAGGGCATTCCTTATGCTGGGTGCATGGCTCAGGTGTTCATTTTTGATCTTTTTGGGATGACTGAATGCTTCCTGCTGGCTATGATGGCGTATGACCGTTATGTGGCCATTTGCCATCCCCTGGTGTATCCCCTTGTCATGTCCccaaaatgctgtttccagctggTGGTTGGGTCATACCTCGTGGGGTTGACAAATGGCATGGGACAGACTATCGGCATGTCCAATTTATCCTTCTGCGGCTCCAGCGTCATCGACCTGTTCTTCTGTGACATTTCCCCTCTGATATCACTCTCAACCTCCGACAACACCCTCAGCCACATTCTCCTAAGAACTTCAGCATCTTTATTCGGTGTGTCCAGCAGCCTGGTTGTCCTGGTCTCCTACGTGGCCATCATCTCTGCCATCCTGAGCATCAGTTCAGCCGAGGGCAAGCGCAAAGCCTTCTCCACCTGTGCCTCACACCTCACCACTGTGAGTATCTTCTACGGGACATCGTTTTTTATGTACTTAAAGCCCAGCTCAGACAGCTCAAGAGAAGGAGATAAATGGGCTGCGGTGCTCTACACTGTGGTGACTCCCATGCTGAACCCCTTGATCTACAGCCTGAGGAATAAGGAGGTGAAGGAGGCTTTGAGGAgactcacaaaaataaaattatcttcaaCGTTGTAA
- the LOC140653653 gene encoding olfactory receptor 5G9-like isoform X2, with protein sequence MAESNCTRATEFSLTGFTEDPVTQVTLFLMFLLTYLVTILGNLGMIALIRASPQLHTPMYYFLGNLAFVDLFSSTVITPKMLADFISEKKGIPYAGCMAQVFIFDLFGMTECFLLAMMAYDRYVAICHPLVYPLVMSPKCCFQLVVGSYLVGLTNGMGQTIGMSNLSFCGSSVIDLFFCDISPLISLSTSDNTLSHILLRTSASLFGVSSSLVVLVSYVAIISAILSISSAEGKRKAFSTCASHLTTVSIFYGTSFFMYLKPSSDSSREGDKWAAVLYTVVTPMLNPLIYSLRNKEVKEALRRLTKIKLSSTL encoded by the coding sequence ATGGCAGAAAGCAACTGCACCCGAGCGACTGAGTTCAGCTTAACGGGGTTCACAGAGGACCCAGTGACTCAGGTTACCCTCTTTCTGATGTTTCTGCTCACCTATCTTGTCACCATCCTGGGGAACCTTGGGATGATCGCGTTAATCAGGGCCAGCCCTCAgctccacacccccatgtatTATTTCTTGGGTAACCTGGCTTTTGTAGACCTCTTTTCTTCCACCGTCATCACCCCCAAGATGTTGGCTGACTTTATATCTGAGAAGAAGGGCATTCCTTATGCTGGGTGCATGGCTCAGGTGTTCATTTTTGATCTTTTTGGGATGACTGAATGCTTCCTGCTGGCTATGATGGCGTATGACCGTTATGTGGCCATTTGCCATCCCCTGGTGTATCCCCTTGTCATGTCCccaaaatgctgtttccagctggTGGTTGGGTCATACCTCGTGGGGTTGACAAATGGCATGGGACAGACTATCGGCATGTCCAATTTATCCTTCTGCGGCTCCAGCGTCATCGACCTGTTCTTCTGTGACATTTCCCCTCTGATATCACTCTCAACCTCCGACAACACCCTCAGCCACATTCTCCTAAGAACTTCAGCATCTTTATTCGGTGTGTCCAGCAGCCTGGTTGTCCTGGTCTCCTACGTGGCCATCATCTCTGCCATCCTGAGCATCAGTTCAGCCGAGGGCAAGCGCAAAGCCTTCTCCACCTGTGCCTCACACCTCACCACTGTGAGTATCTTCTACGGGACATCGTTTTTTATGTACTTAAAGCCCAGCTCAGACAGCTCAAGAGAAGGAGATAAATGGGCTGCGGTGCTCTACACTGTGGTGACTCCCATGCTGAACCCCTTGATCTACAGCCTGAGGAATAAGGAGGTGAAGGAGGCTTTGAGGAgactcacaaaaataaaattatcttcaaCGTTGTAA
- the LOC140652766 gene encoding olfactory receptor 5J3-like translates to MAGGNHSNVTEFVLLGFTDLQELLFVIFLLIYITTLVGNLGMIVLIRTNSQLHVPMYFFLSHLSFLDICYSSSITPKLLSGLLAERNVISFNGCITQFFFFAVFGTTEAIFLTIMAYDRYMAIREPLRYLAAMSHGVCVQLVVGSYAAGSLNALVHTSALLRLSFCGPNLVNHFYCEIPPLLLLSCSDTWLNKMVMAVCIGFIITTSVLAIVVSYACILLTIWSIRSAEGRHKAFSTCTSHLMAVALFYGSAAFLYFHPFSRHTEDQGKTASVFYTVMTPMLNPFIYSLRNKEVRSTLRRATNKLLSCTYSHRSRSNQTEADITCHSGVSRRNKADT, encoded by the coding sequence ATGGCTGGGGGAAACCACTCGAACGTGACCGAGTTTGTCCTCTTGGGCTTCACTgacctgcaggagctgctcttcGTGATTTTTTTACTTATCTACATCACCACGCTGGTGGGGAACCTGGGGATGATCGTCCTCATCAGGACCAACTCTCAGCTTCACGTgcccatgtacttcttcctcagCCACCTCTCTTTCCTGGACATCTGCTATTCTTCATCCATCACGCCAAAGCTCCTGTCGGGTCTCCTTGCAGAGAGAAATGTCATTTCTTTCAATGGCTGCATcacacagtttttcttctttgcagtaTTTGGCACCACAGAAGCCATCTTTCTGACCATCATGGCATACGATCGCTACATGGCCATCCGTGAACCTCTGCGCTACTTGGCTGCCATGTCCCATGGGGTCTGTGTCCAGCTGGTGGTGGGCTCCTACGCTGCCGGGAGCCTGAACGCCCTCGTGCACACCAGTGCTCTCCTCCGACTCTCTTTCTGTGGCCCAAACCTTGTCAATCATTTCTACTGTGAAATCCCACCGCTCCTGCTACTCTCGTGCTCTGACACCTGGCTCAACAAGATGGTGATGGCCGTGTGCATTGGCTTCATCATAACAACCTCAGTCTTGGCCATCGTTGTCTCCTATGCCTGCATCCTGCTCACCATCTGGAGCATCCGCTCTGCGGAGGGCAGGCACAAAGCCTTCTCCACCTGCACCTCCCACCTCATGGCTGTTGCCCTCTTCTACGGCTCTGCGGCTTTCTTGTATTTCCATCCCTTTTCCAGACACACAGAAGATCAAGGGAAAACAGCCTCCGTCTTCTATACTGTGATGACCCCCATGCTCAACCCTTTCATCTACAGCCTGAGGAACAAGGAGGTGAGGAGCACCCTCAGAAGAGCTACGAAcaagctcctctcctgcacGTATTCTCACAGGTCCCGCTCTAACCAAACTGAAGCAGATATCACCTGCCACAGTGGagtcagcagaagaaataaggCTGACACATGA
- the LOC140653655 gene encoding olfactory receptor 5AR1-like yields MLTLCFSASLLSYSNCVTTMTKGNHTPIAEFVLSGFSEQGDVQTVLIMVFLVIYMITLLGNLGMLVLIRLDAQLHTPMYFFLSSLSFLDICYSSSITPRLLSDLLAERKVISYSACLTQFYFYAVFATTECYLLAVMAYDRYVAICSPLLYAISMSSRVCALLVAGSYLAGIVNATIHTGFALRLSFCGPNIINHFYCEGPPLYAISCTDPTVNEIMMFIVVGFNLFVTSLTILISYTYILATILRMRSAAGKHKAFSTCASHLTAVTLFYGSAASMYSRPSSRHSQDLDKVASVFYTVVTPMLNPLIYSLRNKEVKNALGRVMERNHSSEK; encoded by the coding sequence ATGCTGACTCTGTgtttctctgcatctctgctttCCTACAGCAACTGCGTTACGACGATGACCAAAGGAAATCACACCCCCATTGCTGAATTTGTTCTCTCGGGGTTCTCAGAGCAGGGCGATGTCCAGACTGTCCTCATCATGGTCTTTTTGGTGATCTACATGATCACTCTGCTGGGGAATCTGGGGATGCTCGTGTTAATCAGGCTGGATGCCCAgctccacacccccatgtacttcttcctgaGCAGCTTGTCCTTCCTAGACATCTGCTATTCCTCCTCAATCACCCCCAGACTGCTCTCGGATCTCCTAGCAGAAAGGAAGGTCATTTCTTACTCTGCATGCCTcacacaattttatttctatgcGGTCTTTGCCACCACCGAGTGCTACCTCTTGGCTGTGATGGCGTATGACCGTTACGTGGCCATCTGCAGCCCACTGCTCTATGCCATCTCCATGTCCAGCAGAGTTTGTGCGCTGCTGGTAGCTGGCTCGTACCTCGCTGGGATCGTGAATGCCACTATCCACACGGGGTTTGCACTTCGGCTGTCCTTCTGTGGTCCCAATATCATCAACCACTTCTACTGTGAGGGACCCCCGCTTTATGCCATCTCTTGCACGGACCCCACCGTCAATGAGATTATGATGTTCATTGTGGTTGGCTTCAACCTGTTTGTCACCAGCTTGACCATCCTCATCTCTTACACCTACATCCTGGCCACCATCCTGAGGATGCGCTCGGCCGCAGGCAAACACAAAGCCTTCTCCACGTGTGCGTCCCACCTCACCGCCGTCACCCTCTTTTACGGATCTGCTGCGTCCATGTACTCACGACCCAGCTCCAGGCACTCCCAGGACCTCGATAAAGTGGCCTCTGTGTTCTACACTGTGGTGACCCCCATGCTgaaccccctcatctacagcCTGAGGAACAAGGAGGTGAAGAATGCGCTGGGGAGAGTGATGGAGAGGAATCATTCatctgaaaaatag